Proteins encoded in a region of the Phalacrocorax carbo chromosome 15, bPhaCar2.1, whole genome shotgun sequence genome:
- the RTN4R gene encoding reticulon-4 receptor, whose amino-acid sequence MKRAIAEGSKLLILVLCLNIQSEVESCPGACVCYSEPKITISCQQQGLTAIPTEIPIQSQRIFLHNNRITLVRSTSFTSCRNMTILWIHSNNISLIEPGAFYGLNKLEELDLSDNTNLKSINPVTFRGLVHLHTLHLDRCGLLELSTGLFRGLFSLQYLYLQDNNLQNLLDDTFIDLANLTYLFLHGNKIKSLSENVFRGLINLDRLLLHQNRVSLVHRRSFHDLGKVMTLYLFNNNLTVLTGETMAPLVSLQYLRLNGNQWICDCQARSLWNWFKQFKGSSSELECHLPPRLAGRDLKRLQSADLEGCVDSFNQIRTSVFSTKTRSGKLPTGVPPLGSRDGSPKCCQPEMDKSFIYEAKGKSGPSSHSSRPSSNNPLKDKENMSKTKYVETDPSKNGSNKQINDSPFGTFPSIVDPPLTKLKPEFLEPIEPSTIPTKKRQGCSKKNKSKAQCRLTQQGKSSTLQLSLSLLIPSLVWSLLLFC is encoded by the coding sequence GAAGCAAACTGCTGATTTTGGTGCTTTGCTTGAACATCCAGTCAGAAGTAGAGTCTTGCCCCGGGGCGTGTGTATGCTACAGTGAACCGAAGATTACAATAAGTTGTCAGCAGCAAGGACTGACAGCAATCCCCACAGAGATACCCATCCAGAGCCAGCGCATCTTCTTGCACAACAACAGGATAACCCTTGTGAGGTCCACCAGCTTCACCTCCTGCCGCAACATGACGATTCTTTGGATTCACTCCAACAACATCAGCCTCATTGAGCCTGGGGCCTTCTATGGGCTCAACAAACTGGAGGAGTTAGATCTCAGCGACAACACGAACCTGAAATCTATCAACCCTGTCACTTTCCGGGGTCTTGTTCACCTCCACACCTTACACCTGGATCGCTGTGGGCTCCTGGAGCTCTCCACAGGGCTTTTTCGAGGGTTATTCTCCTTGCAATATCTCTACCTTCAGGATAATAACCTTCAGAACCTGCTGGATGACACCTTCATAGATCTCGCAAACCTCACCTACCTGTTTTTGCATGGTAACAAAATCAAGAGCTTGTCAGAGAACGTCTTTCGCGGACTAATCAACCTTGACCGGCTGCTTCTGCACCAGAACAGGGTCAGCCTGGTCCATCGACGGTCTTTTCATGACCTTGGGAAGGTGATGACCTTGTATCTGTTTAACAACAACCTGACTGTGCTCACGGGGGAAACCATGGCTCCCCTGGTGTCCCTCCAGTACCTGCGCTTGAATGGCAACCAGTGGATCTGTGACTGCCAGGCTCGGTCTCTCTGGAATTGGTTTAAGCAGTTTAAAGGATCGTCTTCAGAGCTAGAGTGCCATCTTCCCCCCCGCTTGGCAGGGAGAGACCTCAAAAGGCTGCAGAGCGCCGACTTGGAAGGATGCGTCGACTCCTTCAACCAGATACGAACAAGCGTTTTTAGCACTAAGACCAGATCTGGTAAACTGCCAACCGGGGTCCCCCCTCTTGGTTCCCGTGATGGCTCCCCAAAGTGCTGCCAGCCAGAAATGGATAAATCGTTTATTTATGAAGCTAAAGGCAAGTCAGGTCCTTCTTCCCACAGCAGCCGGCCATCCTCCAACAACCCTCTCAAGGATAAGGAGAACATGTCCAAAACCAAGTACGTTGAGACAGACCCTTCCAAAAATGGCAGCAACAAGCAGATAAATGATTCCCCCTTTGGGACCTTTCCCAGCATTGTAGACCCTCCATTGACCAAGTTGAAACCAGAGTTTCTAGAGCCTATTGAACCTTCCACAATCCCAACCAAAAAGAGGCAGGGCTGCTctaaaaagaacaaatcaaaGGCCCAGTGCCGCCTCACCCAGCAAGGAAAGAGCTCTACGTTACAGCTCAGCCTAAGCCTTTTGATCCCCTCCTTGGTGTGGAGCTTACTGTTATTCTGCTAA